One part of the Nitrospirota bacterium genome encodes these proteins:
- the meaB gene encoding methylmalonyl Co-A mutase-associated GTPase MeaB, with translation MTLKEMVKKIRQGDERTVGRALTSIENGDPAAVPLLYRLKEFEGKALRVGITGPMGCGKSTLISALTGKIRKEGKKVAILAIDPASPLSGGAFLGDRIRMRQYDQDKGVFIRSLSNKGRAGGIAPGLSNMMRLLDAMGSDIILIETIGAGQNDVMIRTLVHRVILVLMPGLGDDIQALKGGLFEIADFLVLNKSDLPGADQQMDILKETLYQSRRKKPLLFKTDSLRQKGISTLCHEILETAREK, from the coding sequence ATGACATTAAAGGAAATGGTTAAAAAAATTCGTCAAGGGGATGAACGAACGGTTGGCAGAGCGCTCACCTCAATCGAAAACGGCGATCCCGCCGCAGTTCCTCTGTTGTACCGGTTAAAAGAGTTTGAAGGAAAAGCCCTTCGGGTAGGAATCACCGGTCCGATGGGATGTGGAAAAAGCACCCTGATTTCTGCTTTAACAGGGAAGATCCGAAAGGAAGGGAAAAAAGTCGCTATTCTGGCTATCGACCCCGCCAGCCCACTGTCCGGAGGAGCTTTCCTGGGAGATCGCATCCGGATGCGGCAATATGATCAGGATAAAGGCGTCTTTATCCGGAGTCTTTCCAATAAAGGCCGGGCGGGCGGCATAGCGCCCGGCCTTTCTAATATGATGCGTCTTCTCGATGCCATGGGATCCGATATCATCTTGATTGAGACCATTGGAGCGGGCCAAAATGATGTGATGATTCGAACCCTTGTCCATCGGGTGATTCTTGTTCTCATGCCGGGCCTGGGTGATGACATTCAAGCTTTAAAAGGAGGATTGTTTGAAATTGCCGATTTTTTAGTGTTAAATAAATCTGATCTTCCTGGAGCGGACCAACAAATGGACATTTTAAAAGAGACCTTGTATCAAAGTCGGAGAAAAAAACCTCTCTTATTCAAAACCGACAGTCTTCGCCAAAAAGGGATTTCAACCCTCTGTCATGAAATTTTGGAAACGGCCAGAGAAAAATGA
- a CDS encoding acyl-CoA dehydrogenase family protein, giving the protein MDFELSPDQQLLKQTLKDFCFNEILPKASYRDETGEFPWELIPKLAELNILGIFIPEEFGGAGLGAAEAAIIIEEIARVDGALALIVASHNSLCSSHILRFGSESQKKKYLPLLAAGKALGAWGLTEPESGSDSGALSTTARVKDAQWVLNGSKMFITQGSTGGVYVIMARTPDSKKEGISAFIVEKGTPGFSVGKIEKKLGVRSSDTASLILENVHIPKENLLGEENQGLKQVFQILDGGRIGIGAMAVGLGRAALEDSIRYAKTRKQFNKPIGDHQAISFMLAEMAAELEAARLLVYHAAFLKDSGLPYHLQASEAKLYASEAAMRATTRGIQIHGGSGYMRDLPLERYFRDARLCEIGEGTSEIQRMIIAKEILK; this is encoded by the coding sequence ATGGATTTTGAATTAAGCCCCGATCAACAGTTATTAAAGCAAACCCTGAAGGATTTTTGTTTCAATGAAATCCTGCCAAAAGCGTCTTACCGGGACGAAACGGGCGAGTTTCCATGGGAATTGATCCCAAAATTGGCCGAATTAAATATTTTAGGGATTTTTATCCCGGAAGAATTTGGCGGTGCCGGACTGGGCGCCGCCGAGGCCGCCATTATTATCGAAGAGATTGCCCGGGTGGATGGGGCCCTGGCACTCATTGTCGCTTCTCATAATTCGCTTTGTTCGAGCCATATCCTTCGGTTCGGGAGTGAGTCCCAAAAAAAGAAATACCTTCCCCTTTTGGCAGCCGGAAAGGCGCTTGGAGCCTGGGGGCTCACCGAACCGGAATCAGGAAGCGACTCGGGCGCCCTGTCGACAACGGCGCGGGTTAAAGATGCCCAATGGGTTCTCAATGGAAGCAAAATGTTCATCACCCAGGGTTCAACGGGCGGAGTCTATGTCATCATGGCGAGAACGCCGGATTCAAAAAAAGAAGGAATCTCCGCCTTCATTGTCGAAAAAGGAACCCCCGGTTTTTCCGTCGGGAAAATTGAAAAAAAATTAGGAGTCAGGTCCAGCGACACCGCTTCGCTTATTTTAGAGAATGTTCATATTCCAAAAGAAAACCTCCTCGGCGAAGAAAATCAAGGCTTAAAGCAGGTGTTTCAGATTCTTGACGGCGGAAGAATTGGAATTGGAGCGATGGCCGTCGGCCTGGGACGGGCCGCCCTGGAAGATTCCATCCGGTATGCCAAAACCCGCAAGCAGTTCAATAAACCGATTGGCGATCATCAAGCGATAAGTTTTATGCTTGCTGAAATGGCGGCGGAACTCGAAGCCGCAAGGCTCCTCGTCTATCATGCCGCTTTTTTGAAAGATTCCGGCCTCCCCTATCATCTCCAGGCTTCTGAAGCAAAACTTTACGCGTCTGAAGCGGCAATGCGGGCCACCACCCGGGGAATTCAGATTCACGGCGGTTCGGGGTATATGAGAGATCTTCCGCTAGAACGTTATTTCAGGGATGCCCGTTTGTGCGAGATCGGCGAAGGGACCTCTGAAATTCAGAGAATGATTATCGCCAAAGAAATTCTGAAATGA
- a CDS encoding cobalamin B12-binding domain-containing protein, with translation MESKKTNLKRRTPLKVLVAKIGLDGHDRGIKIIAQALRDAGFEVIYLGIHNSPEEIVRAAIQEDPHAIGISIHSAAHMVLFKKVLQLLKKQHADEIKVFGGGIIPEEDKNKLLKMGVISIFTPGASMKEIVSTLKKQLSGC, from the coding sequence ATGGAGAGTAAAAAAACAAACCTCAAACGTCGGACGCCCCTTAAAGTCCTGGTTGCTAAAATCGGCCTGGACGGCCATGACCGGGGAATCAAGATTATCGCACAGGCTCTCCGGGACGCGGGATTTGAGGTGATTTATCTGGGCATTCATAATTCTCCTGAGGAAATCGTCCGCGCCGCCATACAAGAAGATCCCCACGCCATTGGAATTTCCATCCATTCCGCCGCTCATATGGTTCTTTTTAAAAAAGTCCTCCAGCTTTTAAAAAAACAGCACGCTGACGAGATTAAAGTGTTTGGAGGAGGCATCATTCCGGAAGAGGACAAGAATAAATTACTCAAAATGGGGGTTATTTCGATTTTTACCCCCGGGGCGTCCATGAAAGAAATTGTCTCCACCCTAAAAAAACAATTGTCAGGCTGTTGA
- a CDS encoding thiolase domain-containing protein (Catalyzes the synthesis of acetoacetyl coenzyme A from two molecules of acetyl coenzyme A. It can also act as a thiolase, catalyzing the reverse reaction and generating two-carbon units from the four-carbon product of fatty acid oxidation): MGNRALGRPVYFISGGVSQFTKARQDLTFGAMVKESTDQMVEDLNLPCGKFIEILRKKNGGTKASYFSDHYTRQLMAGIMAQDIQGFCPLSSNRVEGGGATGGICFQEAVKDVASGYLDLCVAFGFETMSHVRTWKGNEFIALASDTDFDYPVGGFYSGYYAMMVTRHMYEFGTTVEQMAMVSVKNHRNAFFNPYAQKREKLTIDDVRKSEMVAWPLTRRDICVMSDGAASCLVVSEEGIEEILKAGGNIGGTVKIIGIGRGTDMMRMADRPHGEVVLLPWEKEDHYRDLKYPGVHSFRAGRVAAREAYGMAGITDPLEEIDFIELHDAYTSSEIQTYEDLGLCKYGDGGRFVESGASFLKNIDYGFPLTRPGKLPVNPSGGLIACGHPVGATGLMQAVFSLWQIQGTIKKHFGTDDLQIPEAKTGLWHSHAGTGTYVTVTIGEKV, from the coding sequence ATGGGTAACAGAGCATTGGGTCGTCCTGTCTACTTCATTTCCGGCGGCGTCAGTCAATTTACCAAAGCAAGACAGGATTTGACTTTCGGCGCGATGGTTAAAGAATCCACGGATCAGATGGTGGAAGACCTGAATCTGCCCTGCGGGAAATTCATCGAGATTTTAAGAAAAAAAAATGGGGGGACCAAAGCCTCTTATTTTTCGGATCATTATACCCGTCAGCTTATGGCGGGAATTATGGCGCAGGATATCCAGGGTTTCTGCCCCCTTTCTTCAAATCGTGTTGAAGGCGGCGGGGCAACCGGCGGAATCTGTTTTCAGGAGGCCGTTAAAGATGTCGCATCGGGCTACCTCGACCTCTGCGTCGCCTTTGGGTTTGAGACGATGAGTCATGTCCGAACCTGGAAGGGGAATGAATTCATCGCCCTGGCGTCGGATACCGATTTCGATTATCCGGTCGGAGGGTTTTATTCCGGTTATTATGCCATGATGGTGACCCGGCACATGTACGAATTCGGAACGACCGTCGAACAAATGGCCATGGTTTCAGTGAAAAATCATCGGAACGCATTTTTTAACCCCTATGCGCAGAAACGGGAGAAATTGACCATTGATGATGTCAGAAAGTCGGAAATGGTGGCGTGGCCGCTGACCCGAAGAGATATCTGCGTGATGTCTGACGGAGCCGCAAGCTGTTTGGTCGTCTCGGAAGAGGGGATCGAAGAAATTTTGAAGGCCGGAGGAAATATAGGGGGGACTGTCAAGATCATCGGTATCGGGAGAGGAACTGATATGATGAGGATGGCCGACCGTCCCCACGGTGAAGTGGTGTTGCTCCCGTGGGAAAAGGAAGATCACTATCGAGATCTGAAATATCCCGGCGTGCATTCATTCCGGGCGGGACGGGTCGCGGCAAGGGAGGCTTATGGGATGGCCGGAATCACCGATCCCCTGGAAGAGATCGATTTTATTGAACTCCACGACGCCTATACCTCTTCGGAAATTCAGACCTACGAGGATCTGGGCCTCTGTAAATATGGCGACGGAGGCCGATTTGTCGAAAGCGGCGCGTCTTTTTTAAAAAACATTGACTACGGATTTCCCCTGACCCGGCCGGGGAAACTTCCGGTAAATCCCTCGGGAGGCCTTATTGCCTGCGGACATCCGGTTGGCGCAACGGGGCTGATGCAGGCGGTTTTTTCTCTCTGGCAGATTCAAGGGACGATAAAAAAACATTTTGGCACGGATGATCTTCAGATTCCGGAGGCAAAGACCGGATTATGGCATTCCCATGCGGGAACGGGAACCTATGTGACCGTCACGATAGGGGAAAAAGTCTGA
- a CDS encoding Zn-ribbon domain-containing OB-fold protein gives MGDILAEDKKKLDSLLKGGSSGIEPLVFEQSYDIEYVMSHGQDSPFFVGLAFGKLLGTRCKACHYSYATPKSFCVNCGGRCSWVEVPGSGKIHTFTLCHFGSEAFLKETPYLLILVEFEGFNTLFLSRLKGVDPATAGLKLIGTKVEAKFNPALKDKLDFMRKRKIDYKRTESLSPEEKELIKKMEIKVSDLWFEPA, from the coding sequence ATGGGGGACATTTTAGCGGAAGATAAAAAAAAGCTTGATTCTTTATTAAAAGGAGGTTCCTCCGGAATAGAACCCCTGGTCTTTGAGCAAAGCTACGATATCGAGTATGTGATGAGTCATGGACAGGATTCTCCATTTTTCGTCGGCCTTGCGTTTGGAAAGTTATTAGGAACCCGGTGCAAAGCCTGTCATTACAGTTATGCGACCCCTAAATCGTTTTGTGTAAACTGCGGCGGGCGGTGTTCATGGGTTGAGGTCCCCGGGTCCGGAAAGATCCACACGTTTACCCTTTGCCACTTTGGTTCGGAGGCGTTTTTGAAAGAGACCCCCTATCTGTTGATCCTCGTTGAATTTGAGGGATTCAACACGCTTTTTTTAAGCAGACTCAAAGGGGTCGATCCCGCCACGGCAGGTTTGAAGCTGATCGGAACGAAGGTGGAGGCAAAGTTTAACCCGGCCCTGAAAGATAAATTGGATTTTATGCGGAAAAGAAAAATTGATTATAAAAGGACAGAATCACTCTCTCCGGAAGAGAAGGAATTGATTAAAAAGATGGAAATCAAGGTCTCCGATCTCTGGTTCGAACCTGCCTGA
- a CDS encoding acetoacetate--CoA ligase, with protein MKKPLWVPSEKLIKQANISRFIERVNHKHGLKITSYPDLHKWSVENIKDFWEAMWKFAGIKASRRYDAVVDTPGKFPGANWFAGAKLNFAENLLKFRDDHVAFIFRNEAGMSSKVTYAELYDSVACLATSLREAGVLPGDRVAAYMPNLMETAIAMLATTSIGALWSSCGTELGPEAVLDRLGQIEPKVLFAVAGYRYKGKSFNTLQSVKKIVEGIPALDKIIVIPYMEEKPDISPIPRSVLYHDFVSREIKPEIRFEQLPFDHPVYIMFSSGTTGKPKCMVQGAGGVLINHLKELILHTDLKRQDTIFYITTPSWMMWNWLQSGLAVGATLVLYDGNPNHPDWGALWKMAQEEKVAIFGCSASYIQYLKGVGAKPGEVYDLSSLREISQTGSPLSPDGFEYVYREIKKDLHFNSISGGTDINGCFAAGTPIQPVYAGQLQGPALGMKVKAYDEKGAPVVDHQGELVCEAPSPSMPLYFWNDPDGKRYRDAYFSVYPGVWRHGDWIIIHRDTGGITFSGRSDFILNPFGVRIGLAEVYNVVEEFKEIADSLVVGQEWKGDQRMILFVKLAAGIHLTEDLKSRIKKALSREASPRHAPALIIDAPDIPYTFNMKKVESAVTNMIHGRAVTNREALVNPESLTFFEKIIPELKRE; from the coding sequence ATGAAAAAGCCGCTTTGGGTCCCTTCTGAAAAGCTCATTAAACAGGCCAATATCAGCCGGTTCATCGAGCGAGTCAATCACAAGCACGGCCTTAAAATCACATCATATCCTGACTTGCACAAATGGTCAGTTGAAAACATCAAAGATTTTTGGGAGGCGATGTGGAAATTTGCCGGTATCAAGGCCTCCCGCAGATACGACGCGGTGGTCGATACCCCCGGCAAGTTCCCGGGCGCAAACTGGTTTGCCGGCGCAAAGCTGAACTTCGCCGAAAACCTTCTCAAATTCAGAGACGACCATGTAGCCTTTATCTTCCGGAATGAGGCCGGAATGTCGTCCAAAGTAACCTATGCGGAACTCTATGATTCCGTGGCCTGTCTGGCAACATCACTACGCGAAGCGGGGGTTTTACCTGGAGACCGTGTAGCCGCCTATATGCCGAACTTGATGGAGACGGCGATTGCCATGCTGGCGACTACAAGCATTGGCGCCCTTTGGTCCTCTTGCGGCACGGAGCTGGGTCCGGAGGCTGTTCTGGATCGTTTGGGCCAGATTGAACCGAAGGTTCTATTTGCCGTGGCGGGATATCGATACAAAGGGAAGAGCTTTAATACTTTGCAGAGCGTTAAGAAAATCGTGGAGGGGATCCCCGCGCTGGACAAGATCATCGTAATCCCTTACATGGAAGAAAAACCTGATATCAGCCCAATTCCCCGGTCGGTTCTTTATCATGACTTCGTATCACGGGAAATAAAACCTGAAATCCGGTTCGAACAGCTGCCCTTTGATCACCCGGTCTATATCATGTTCTCGTCAGGTACAACGGGCAAACCAAAATGCATGGTTCAGGGAGCGGGCGGCGTCCTCATCAATCACCTGAAGGAGCTTATCCTCCATACGGATCTAAAACGCCAGGACACAATTTTTTACATCACAACGCCCAGCTGGATGATGTGGAATTGGCTGCAAAGCGGTCTGGCCGTAGGGGCCACGCTGGTGTTATACGATGGAAATCCAAACCATCCCGACTGGGGCGCTTTATGGAAAATGGCTCAGGAAGAAAAGGTGGCCATTTTTGGCTGCAGCGCGAGTTATATCCAGTATCTCAAAGGGGTGGGCGCAAAACCTGGAGAAGTTTACGATTTATCCTCATTGCGGGAGATTTCTCAAACCGGTTCCCCCCTTTCGCCCGACGGATTCGAATATGTCTACCGTGAAATCAAAAAAGACCTGCACTTTAATTCCATCTCCGGAGGGACCGATATCAATGGTTGTTTTGCCGCCGGAACCCCGATTCAGCCTGTCTATGCGGGTCAATTGCAGGGTCCGGCCCTGGGAATGAAGGTGAAGGCTTACGATGAAAAAGGAGCCCCCGTGGTGGATCATCAGGGGGAGCTTGTTTGCGAAGCGCCTTCTCCTTCGATGCCCCTCTATTTCTGGAACGATCCGGATGGTAAAAGATATCGAGACGCTTATTTCAGCGTCTATCCCGGTGTTTGGCGGCACGGAGACTGGATCATTATCCACCGGGATACCGGCGGAATAACCTTCTCAGGCCGTTCTGATTTCATCTTAAACCCCTTCGGGGTGCGCATAGGCCTCGCCGAAGTCTACAATGTGGTAGAAGAATTTAAGGAGATTGCCGACAGTCTGGTCGTAGGGCAGGAGTGGAAAGGAGACCAGCGGATGATCCTTTTTGTCAAACTTGCCGCAGGAATCCATTTAACAGAGGATTTAAAAAGCAGGATTAAAAAGGCCCTTAGCCGGGAGGCGTCGCCCCGGCATGCCCCGGCCCTTATCATTGACGCGCCGGACATTCCCTATACTTTTAACATGAAAAAAGTTGAAAGCGCGGTGACAAACATGATACACGGCAGAGCGGTCACAAACAGAGAAGCCCTGGTGAATCCGGAGTCGCTGACTTTTTTTGAAAAAATCATTCCTGAACTTAAAAGGGAGTGA
- a CDS encoding MBL fold metallo-hydrolase: protein MKLGRFNLFYLTDGTFRLDGGAMFGVVPKVIWQKECPADSLNRILLALGVLLIQADGKNILVDTGIGNKGNPKFNDIYQVNRSPFLEAELKKHGLTPDSIDIVINTHLHFDHAGGNTRINSSGELAPGFPNARYYIQRKEWEFAFTLNERTKGSYLLENYSLLEKTGQLVFLDGDQDILEGVAVVETPGHTEHHQSIVVTSEKQKACFLGDLIPTTAHLSPPYIMGYDLFPLTTLQTKKKILQQAHEERWLLFFQHDPKIRSGYLKEKNGKFILDPAEE, encoded by the coding sequence ATGAAACTTGGAAGGTTTAACCTTTTTTATTTAACGGACGGGACCTTTCGCCTGGATGGAGGAGCGATGTTTGGGGTTGTTCCGAAAGTCATCTGGCAAAAAGAGTGCCCGGCGGATTCCCTCAACCGGATATTATTGGCCCTCGGTGTTCTCCTTATTCAGGCCGACGGGAAAAATATCCTGGTCGACACCGGAATCGGGAACAAAGGAAACCCAAAATTTAATGATATTTATCAGGTCAATCGCTCCCCTTTTCTTGAAGCAGAACTCAAAAAACATGGCTTGACCCCCGACAGCATCGATATCGTGATCAACACGCATCTCCATTTCGATCATGCAGGGGGAAACACCAGGATTAATTCCTCAGGCGAATTGGCTCCCGGCTTCCCCAATGCCAGGTATTATATTCAACGAAAGGAATGGGAGTTTGCATTCACTTTGAATGAACGAACAAAAGGAAGTTACCTGTTGGAAAATTACTCCCTTTTGGAAAAAACGGGGCAGTTGGTCTTTCTGGATGGAGATCAGGACATTCTCGAAGGCGTGGCGGTGGTTGAAACACCGGGACATACCGAACATCATCAATCCATTGTCGTCACCTCAGAAAAGCAGAAAGCCTGCTTTCTGGGGGACCTCATTCCCACCACAGCCCATCTCTCACCCCCTTATATTATGGGGTATGATTTATTTCCGTTAACCACCTTACAGACCAAGAAAAAAATATTACAGCAGGCCCACGAAGAACGCTGGCTCCTCTTTTTTCAGCACGACCCCAAAATCCGATCCGGTTATTTAAAAGAAAAAAACGGGAAGTTTATCCTTGACCCCGCCGAAGAGTAG